The following coding sequences are from one Paenibacillus sp. FSL R5-0912 window:
- a CDS encoding DUF1385 domain-containing protein, with translation MFGGKHINVTAVRRKNQEITFLEVPKSDKSWVLKLRKIPLLRGIVSIIDSSAKGSKHLNYSAESYAEDETEPEELAKQKEKDKDKKKDEGWSLGMIFGVAVMGILSFLFGKIIFTLVPVFVEDFLFKNAFDNYILHNLVEGGIKLILLLVYLFAISQTPVIKRLFQYHGAEHKVISAFEAGEELTVKNVQKYSRLHYRCGSSFMMLTIILGVIIYSVVPWDNLMERVLQRIILLPVVIGISFEVLKGTNAVRDIPGLKYLGYPGLWLQLLTTKEPKDDMVEVSIASFNRMRELDAAIEARGYSEASVSGGILDPAKG, from the coding sequence ATGTTCGGCGGCAAGCATATCAACGTAACAGCCGTAAGAAGGAAGAATCAGGAAATTACATTTTTGGAGGTGCCGAAGAGCGATAAGAGCTGGGTCCTTAAACTGCGCAAGATTCCGCTGCTTCGCGGCATTGTCAGTATTATAGATTCCAGCGCCAAAGGCTCGAAGCACCTGAATTATTCGGCGGAATCCTATGCCGAGGATGAGACAGAGCCTGAAGAGCTTGCTAAGCAGAAAGAGAAAGATAAAGACAAGAAGAAAGATGAGGGCTGGAGCCTCGGTATGATTTTCGGGGTAGCTGTCATGGGTATTCTTTCTTTCCTTTTCGGCAAGATTATTTTTACTCTGGTGCCGGTATTCGTAGAAGATTTTTTATTCAAGAATGCATTTGATAACTATATTCTGCACAACCTTGTTGAAGGCGGCATTAAGCTGATTCTCCTGCTCGTTTATCTGTTTGCGATTTCACAGACTCCGGTGATCAAACGGCTGTTCCAGTATCATGGTGCCGAGCATAAGGTAATCAGTGCTTTTGAAGCCGGCGAAGAACTGACTGTTAAGAATGTACAGAAATACAGCCGTCTGCATTACCGCTGCGGAAGCAGCTTCATGATGCTGACCATTATCCTCGGTGTGATTATCTACTCTGTTGTCCCATGGGATAATCTTATGGAACGGGTACTGCAGCGGATTATTCTCCTGCCGGTAGTCATCGGGATCTCCTTTGAGGTGCTGAAGGGCACCAATGCCGTGAGAGATATTCCCGGGCTCAAGTATCTGGGGTATCCGGGTCTGTGGCTGCAGCTGCTGACGACCAAAGAGCCTAAAGACGACATGGTTGAGGTGTCCATCGCCTCGTTCAACCGGATGCGGGAGCTGGATGCCGCAATTGAAGCAAGAGGATATTCGGAGGCAAGTGTGTCAGGCGGCATTTTGGATCCTGCGAAAGGATGA
- a CDS encoding aspartate kinase produces the protein MSLYVMKFGGSSVGDIERMKRVAKRIADKQDEGHRCVVVVSAMGDTTDELIDQAKQLNGQPPAREMDMLMTTGEQISVALLSIALHGIGRNAVSYTGWQAGFRTDETHGRARISEIVPRRVLESLEREQIVIVAGFQGMTLDGEITTLGRGGSDTTAVALAAAIKADVCEIYTDVDGIYSTDPRIVKTARKLKEISYDEMLELANLGAAVLHPRAVEYAKRYQVKLVVRSSFNHNEGTVVKEEASMEQGVVVSGIAYDKNVARISILGVPDVPGVLAQVFGKLAEEGVDVDIIVQSGVQNQTADFSFTVALSDLEKAKQVIEGLHSVLPYREVTSEDSLVKVSIVGAGMVSHPGVAAQMFEVISNEGVSIKMVSTSEIKVSCVIESGNLQQIIQALHTAYNLDTAEQAFVGGPQDRR, from the coding sequence TTGTCACTTTATGTTATGAAATTCGGAGGCAGCTCCGTCGGCGATATTGAACGTATGAAGCGTGTCGCCAAGCGCATCGCAGATAAGCAGGATGAGGGACATCGCTGCGTTGTGGTTGTATCCGCTATGGGGGATACGACAGATGAACTGATCGATCAGGCGAAACAGCTGAACGGGCAGCCTCCCGCACGGGAAATGGATATGCTGATGACTACGGGGGAACAGATCTCAGTAGCGCTTCTGTCCATCGCTCTTCATGGAATCGGGCGGAATGCTGTATCCTATACAGGCTGGCAGGCCGGGTTCCGTACCGATGAGACCCATGGCCGTGCGCGGATTAGTGAAATCGTTCCACGCCGTGTTCTGGAGTCGCTGGAGCGTGAGCAGATTGTTATCGTTGCCGGGTTCCAGGGAATGACACTGGACGGTGAGATTACCACGCTGGGCCGCGGAGGTTCGGATACAACGGCGGTTGCGCTGGCTGCTGCGATCAAAGCAGATGTCTGCGAAATCTATACCGATGTGGACGGCATCTATTCCACAGACCCGCGTATTGTGAAGACTGCGCGGAAGCTGAAGGAAATTTCATATGACGAGATGCTGGAGCTGGCTAATCTCGGTGCAGCCGTACTGCATCCGCGCGCGGTGGAGTATGCCAAACGATATCAAGTGAAGCTGGTCGTCAGATCGAGCTTTAACCATAATGAGGGAACTGTTGTGAAGGAGGAAGCAAGTATGGAGCAGGGTGTAGTAGTTAGCGGCATTGCGTATGACAAGAATGTGGCCCGGATCAGTATTCTGGGAGTTCCGGATGTTCCGGGTGTACTTGCCCAGGTCTTCGGCAAGCTGGCCGAAGAGGGTGTGGACGTTGATATTATCGTACAGAGCGGCGTTCAGAATCAGACCGCAGACTTCTCCTTTACCGTAGCCCTTAGCGATCTGGAAAAGGCTAAGCAGGTAATTGAAGGATTGCACAGTGTCTTGCCGTACCGTGAAGTGACTTCCGAGGATAGTCTGGTCAAGGTGTCGATTGTCGGCGCCGGCATGGTCAGCCATCCGGGGGTTGCGGCCCAAATGTTCGAGGTGATCTCGAACGAAGGTGTGAGCATCAAGATGGTCAGCACCTCCGAGATCAAGGTTTCCTGCGTCATTGAATCCGGCAATCTGCAGCAGATTATTCAGGCGTTGCATACCGCTTATAATCTCGACACCGCAGAGCAGGCCTTCGTGGGAGGCCCGCAGGACCGCCGGTAA
- the splB gene encoding spore photoproduct lyase, with product MNVVTPERPPAKRPRKPTGLFIPELVFFEPDALNYPKGERIMEWVKARNIPFRMTTSHNRITNLPGETEVEQYKIAKRTLVVGLRKTLTFDQSKPSADYAIPIATGCMGHCHYCYLQTTLGSKPYIRVYVNTGDIIDAAKRYIGERAPEITTFEAACTSDPLGLEHITGSLTELIEFMAEEPLGRLRFVTKYQHVEPLLGLKHNGHTRVRFSVNADYVIKNFEPATSRFEERIEAAGQIARAGYPLGFIIAPIIWHDGWEEGYAELLEKLAHTLPTGIGKGLTFEMIQHRFTKTAKTVIEKRYPKSKLEMDIEKRKKKWGKWGQNKYVYPDEQQTALREFITERIFEHFPEAAIDYFT from the coding sequence ATGAACGTAGTCACCCCTGAACGCCCTCCTGCCAAAAGACCACGGAAGCCGACGGGTCTCTTCATTCCGGAGCTGGTTTTTTTCGAACCGGATGCCTTGAATTACCCCAAAGGGGAGCGGATTATGGAGTGGGTTAAGGCCCGTAACATCCCCTTCCGTATGACCACTTCGCATAACCGGATCACCAATTTGCCCGGCGAAACCGAAGTGGAGCAATACAAAATCGCTAAAAGAACACTTGTCGTCGGTCTCCGCAAAACGCTGACTTTTGACCAGTCCAAGCCGTCTGCCGATTATGCGATTCCGATTGCCACCGGCTGTATGGGCCACTGTCATTATTGTTACCTTCAGACTACATTGGGTTCCAAGCCTTACATTCGCGTATATGTAAACACTGGAGACATCATCGATGCGGCCAAAAGATATATCGGCGAGCGCGCCCCGGAGATTACTACATTTGAAGCTGCCTGTACCTCTGACCCGCTGGGGTTGGAGCATATTACCGGCTCACTGACCGAGCTGATCGAATTCATGGCCGAAGAGCCGCTCGGACGGCTGCGCTTCGTGACGAAGTACCAGCATGTGGAGCCTCTGCTTGGACTGAAGCATAACGGCCATACCCGCGTACGCTTCAGCGTGAACGCCGATTATGTAATTAAGAATTTCGAGCCAGCCACCTCGCGGTTTGAGGAGCGGATTGAGGCTGCCGGTCAGATTGCCCGTGCCGGTTATCCGCTCGGCTTCATCATTGCTCCGATCATCTGGCATGACGGCTGGGAAGAAGGCTATGCCGAGCTGCTGGAGAAGCTGGCCCATACACTGCCGACGGGAATTGGCAAGGGTCTAACTTTTGAAATGATCCAGCACAGGTTCACCAAAACGGCCAAGACTGTGATCGAGAAACGTTATCCGAAATCCAAGCTGGAGATGGATATCGAGAAGCGCAAGAAGAAATGGGGCAAATGGGGCCAGAACAAATATGTCTACCCTGATGAACAGCAAACCGCCCTGCGCGAATTCATCACAGAGCGGATTTTTGAACATTTTCCGGAAGCGGCTATTGATTATTTCACTTAA
- a CDS encoding patatin-like phospholipase family protein, whose product MEINAVFEGGGVKGIALAGAVEATERAGRTFGRVAGTSSGSIIASLLAAGYDGEAMSRIIRETPFTSFLKRGALYNTAVIGPAIRVLIKKGLYSGQALESWIRGILLEKGVVTFSDLPRGRLTVIASDITNGRIVVLPDDLELYGISPYSFEVAKAVRMSCSIPYFFDPVMLRLNGEAARRKSFAEQFVYMVDGGMLSNFPLWLFDEKKDGFQSPERRTPTVGYQLIGKTQPQPYRITGPFSMLQAMVGTMLSAHDERYIETDKFVRTVKIPTLGISTTQFHISPEQSEAIYTAGLTAGADFFKNWRPSLRTRPYIHPA is encoded by the coding sequence ATGGAGATTAACGCAGTTTTTGAAGGCGGTGGAGTGAAGGGGATTGCGCTCGCAGGTGCGGTGGAGGCAACGGAGCGGGCGGGCCGGACCTTCGGGAGAGTAGCCGGAACCTCTTCAGGCTCCATTATTGCTTCGTTGCTGGCCGCCGGATATGACGGGGAGGCGATGAGCCGGATCATCAGGGAGACGCCCTTCACATCCTTTCTCAAGCGCGGAGCGCTATATAACACCGCTGTAATAGGACCGGCAATCCGTGTGCTGATCAAAAAGGGCCTTTACTCGGGCCAGGCTCTGGAATCCTGGATCCGCGGCATTCTGCTGGAGAAGGGTGTGGTTACATTCAGCGATCTGCCGCGCGGCAGGCTGACCGTTATCGCATCAGATATTACTAACGGGAGAATTGTCGTCTTGCCGGATGATCTGGAGCTGTACGGGATTTCACCGTACTCCTTTGAAGTGGCCAAGGCTGTGCGGATGAGCTGCAGCATTCCCTACTTCTTCGATCCGGTGATGCTGCGGCTGAATGGGGAGGCAGCCCGGAGAAAGTCTTTTGCCGAGCAGTTTGTGTATATGGTGGACGGGGGGATGCTCAGCAATTTTCCGCTGTGGCTGTTTGATGAGAAGAAGGATGGCTTCCAGTCCCCTGAGCGCCGTACGCCCACAGTAGGCTACCAGTTAATCGGTAAGACACAGCCGCAGCCTTACCGCATTACCGGGCCGTTCAGCATGCTTCAGGCCATGGTAGGGACGATGCTCTCCGCCCATGATGAACGTTATATCGAGACGGATAAATTCGTACGCACTGTCAAAATTCCCACGCTGGGCATTTCCACCACCCAGTTTCATATCTCCCCGGAACAGAGTGAGGCGATCTATACTGCGGGGCTGACGGCTGGAGCGGATTTTTTCAAAAATTGGCGGCCGTCGCTTAGAACGCGTCCATACATTCACCCGGCCTAA
- the mntR gene encoding transcriptional regulator MntR, which produces MPTPSMEDYLERIYKLIDEKGYARVSDIAEGLEVHPSSVTKMIQKLDKDEYLIYEKYRGLVLTSKGKKVGKRLVDRHQLLEEFLGLIGVQQEHIYKDVEGIEHHLSWDSITRIETLVEYFRRDEARLQTLYDIHHEMVSDS; this is translated from the coding sequence ATGCCAACACCCAGCATGGAGGATTATTTGGAGCGCATATACAAGCTCATCGATGAGAAGGGTTATGCGCGGGTCTCGGATATTGCCGAGGGACTGGAAGTACACCCCTCCTCTGTGACCAAGATGATCCAAAAACTGGATAAGGACGAATATCTCATCTATGAGAAATATCGTGGGCTTGTCCTAACAAGCAAAGGAAAAAAAGTGGGAAAACGTCTTGTGGACCGCCATCAGCTGCTGGAGGAATTCCTCGGGCTTATTGGAGTTCAGCAAGAACATATTTATAAGGATGTTGAAGGCATTGAGCATCATTTGAGCTGGGATTCTATCACCCGGATCGAGACACTAGTGGAGTACTTCCGCCGGGATGAAGCGCGTCTGCAGACCTTATACGATATTCACCATGAAATGGTCAGTGATTCATAA
- a CDS encoding family 10 glycosylhydrolase translates to MNYRKWIFGLLVVMLCLPVWTTGARAASVQITIELDGESLSTDVPPYITRTNVTMVPVGVVSKGIGAGVVWDQASKTATISKGNNVLKLTSGSKSAIVNGDSVPLDNSVQITQGRVMVPLRFVSEQLGLQVVWNQAAKHIALYSNVEIGGPSTPSTPSVPTVPTPSVPTPVVPAPTVPTPTVPSIPGAKTGKEMKGAWVSTVFNLDWPSTASAGNGDKQKKEFDSMLDKLQAAGFNSVFVQVRPAGDALYSSQLVPWSKVLSGTQGKEPGYDPLQYMVSSAHSRGMQLHAWFNPFRATTDASTTGLAANHVAKLHPEWIVKADSKLYINPGIPEARQHIIDTVMEVVRGYDIDGVHLDDYFYPSSVTFADDTAFKTYNAQAIATKGDWRRDNINQFIRQLGAEIHAVKPAVSFGVSPFGVWRNKKADSTGSDTTAGVSAYDDMYADVRTWIKSGWVDYVAPQIYWSLSFKDARYDKLVDWWVNEVTGTGVKLYIGLASYKVGDTKQTAEWQSGDQIINQLKYNEKYDEVSGSILFRANDIVVRDPFGLASLLSFYFKS, encoded by the coding sequence ATGAATTACCGTAAATGGATTTTTGGGTTGCTGGTAGTTATGCTATGTCTGCCTGTGTGGACAACAGGGGCACGCGCTGCTTCGGTGCAGATTACCATTGAACTGGATGGAGAGAGCTTAAGCACGGATGTTCCGCCTTATATTACGCGGACCAATGTTACTATGGTCCCTGTCGGGGTAGTCAGTAAAGGAATAGGTGCCGGCGTGGTCTGGGATCAGGCCAGTAAGACGGCTACAATCAGCAAGGGGAATAATGTGCTGAAGCTGACTAGCGGAAGCAAAAGTGCAATCGTTAACGGTGATTCAGTCCCTCTGGATAACTCTGTGCAGATTACACAGGGCAGAGTGATGGTGCCGCTGCGGTTCGTCAGCGAGCAGCTCGGGCTGCAGGTGGTCTGGAATCAGGCTGCGAAGCATATTGCCTTATATTCAAATGTAGAGATTGGCGGGCCGTCTACACCTTCGACACCGTCTGTTCCGACAGTGCCTACACCATCCGTACCAACGCCTGTGGTGCCGGCACCGACCGTGCCAACGCCAACCGTACCTTCCATTCCCGGGGCTAAGACCGGAAAGGAGATGAAGGGCGCGTGGGTGTCCACCGTATTTAATCTGGACTGGCCGTCAACGGCTTCGGCCGGTAATGGAGACAAGCAGAAGAAAGAGTTCGACAGCATGCTGGACAAGCTGCAGGCTGCCGGTTTCAATAGTGTATTCGTACAGGTCAGACCCGCCGGAGATGCCCTGTATTCCTCACAGCTCGTCCCTTGGTCCAAGGTGCTTAGCGGTACCCAAGGGAAGGAGCCCGGCTATGATCCGCTCCAGTATATGGTTAGCAGCGCCCATTCACGCGGCATGCAGCTGCATGCCTGGTTCAATCCGTTCCGGGCAACTACCGATGCCTCCACTACAGGGCTTGCCGCCAATCATGTTGCCAAGCTGCATCCGGAGTGGATTGTCAAAGCTGACAGTAAGCTGTACATAAATCCGGGTATTCCGGAAGCGCGGCAGCATATCATTGACACCGTAATGGAAGTGGTCAGAGGGTATGACATCGACGGTGTGCATCTGGATGATTATTTCTATCCTTCCAGCGTAACTTTTGCCGATGACACGGCATTTAAGACTTACAACGCTCAGGCAATTGCCACCAAGGGAGACTGGCGCCGGGATAATATCAATCAGTTCATCCGGCAGCTGGGTGCAGAGATTCATGCGGTGAAACCGGCAGTTTCGTTTGGCGTTAGCCCCTTTGGGGTATGGCGCAATAAAAAAGCTGACAGCACCGGCTCAGATACCACGGCAGGCGTGTCTGCGTATGATGATATGTATGCGGATGTACGCACATGGATTAAGAGCGGCTGGGTCGACTATGTGGCCCCGCAGATTTACTGGAGCCTCTCTTTCAAAGACGCCCGCTATGATAAGCTGGTGGACTGGTGGGTGAACGAAGTCACTGGCACGGGTGTCAAGCTGTATATCGGCTTGGCCTCCTACAAAGTAGGGGACACCAAACAAACCGCGGAATGGCAGAGCGGCGATCAGATTATCAACCAGCTGAAATATAATGAGAAATACGATGAGGTTTCCGGCAGTATTTTGTTCCGGGCCAATGATATTGTGGTCCGTGATCCATTTGGCCTGGCCAGCCTGCTCAGCTTTTATTTCAAATCATAG
- a CDS encoding YitT family protein, producing MQVRNFVVPLVSGTVARQVKEVAIIIFSALLLASGLRLFLIPHQLLSGGVAGTASIIGYVTNPKYISLYYFAINLPILIWGFVAVGKKYICYSLLSVVSTTWFLNVIPLVKLTKDPILASIFGGVIIAGGVGFSLRAGGSSGGFDILGSIITRKRDIPMGTVLFVMDGLVILSLGFFRSWDSALYAMLCIFVKSRVVDMIHIRHVKLTCFIVTKEREKMLNRLTCLPHGITVVNAEGGYSHEGNTMLMTVTTRYELADLRKTILETDPKSFVNVLETVEIMGRFRRLS from the coding sequence ACAGTAGCCAGACAGGTCAAAGAAGTAGCCATCATTATATTCTCGGCACTACTGTTAGCGAGCGGGCTCAGGCTGTTCCTGATTCCGCATCAGCTGCTCAGCGGCGGCGTAGCCGGAACGGCCTCCATCATCGGTTATGTAACGAATCCGAAGTACATCTCGCTGTATTATTTCGCCATTAACCTGCCGATCCTAATCTGGGGTTTCGTAGCCGTGGGAAAGAAATACATCTGTTATAGCCTGCTGTCCGTCGTATCGACCACATGGTTTCTGAATGTGATTCCGCTGGTCAAGCTGACGAAGGACCCGATTCTGGCCAGTATTTTTGGGGGTGTGATCATTGCCGGCGGTGTCGGCTTCTCGCTGCGGGCGGGAGGCTCTTCCGGGGGATTCGATATTCTGGGCTCCATCATTACGCGCAAGCGGGATATTCCGATGGGTACTGTGCTGTTCGTGATGGACGGTCTGGTAATTCTAAGCCTGGGCTTCTTCAGAAGCTGGGATTCGGCGCTGTACGCGATGCTATGTATTTTCGTCAAAAGCCGTGTGGTCGATATGATCCATATCCGCCATGTCAAGCTGACCTGCTTCATCGTTACGAAGGAGCGGGAGAAGATGCTGAACCGCCTGACCTGTCTGCCTCACGGCATCACCGTCGTGAATGCGGAGGGCGGATACAGCCATGAGGGTAATACGATGCTGATGACGGTAACGACCCGCTACGAGCTGGCTGACCTGCGCAAGACGATTCTTGAGACCGATCCGAAATCCTTCGTCAACGTGCTGGAGACAGTGGAGATTATGGGCCGGTTCAGACGATTGAGTTAA
- a CDS encoding YqhR family membrane protein: MSSSNKQKSVHTNPFYFAIELGFFAGIIWGGARWLMYVLHFTKVIPGFLAEPFFKHEFLVSPAGHLLGYLSFIVFSVIVSLIYVLIFRKLKGPWPGMIYGVLWWSALFLAGSWQFLMQPPFKLPWNSVISEFCLFLLWGLFIGYTAAMEYTDERKREQQTKLA; this comes from the coding sequence ATGAGTTCTTCTAACAAGCAAAAGTCAGTCCATACGAATCCGTTTTATTTTGCCATTGAACTGGGTTTTTTCGCCGGCATCATTTGGGGAGGAGCCCGCTGGCTGATGTACGTCCTGCATTTCACCAAGGTGATTCCGGGATTTTTGGCGGAGCCCTTCTTTAAACATGAATTTTTGGTGTCGCCTGCCGGGCATCTGCTCGGATATTTATCCTTTATCGTCTTCTCGGTGATCGTTTCCCTGATCTATGTGCTTATTTTCCGCAAGCTGAAGGGGCCTTGGCCGGGTATGATTTACGGTGTGCTCTGGTGGTCGGCCCTGTTCCTTGCCGGCTCCTGGCAGTTCCTGATGCAGCCGCCTTTCAAGCTGCCATGGAACTCTGTGATCAGTGAATTCTGCCTCTTTTTACTCTGGGGATTATTCATCGGATATACTGCGGCGATGGAGTATACGGATGAGCGGAAACGGGAGCAGCAGACAAAGCTGGCCTAA
- the efp gene encoding elongation factor P: protein MISVNDFKTGLTVEVEGDIFTVIDFQHVKPGKGAAFVRSKLKNLRNGNTVERTFRAGETIGRAIIENRGVQYLYASGSEHVFMDNETYDQFELTAKQLEWELNFLRENMTVNIVSYQGEILGINLPTSVELKVTETEPGVKGNTAQGATKAAVLETGHTVQVPLFINEGDVLLIDTREGKYISRA, encoded by the coding sequence GTGATTTCAGTTAATGATTTCAAGACAGGCTTGACCGTAGAAGTAGAAGGGGATATCTTCACCGTTATCGATTTCCAGCACGTGAAGCCGGGTAAGGGCGCGGCATTTGTCCGCTCCAAGCTGAAGAACCTGCGTAACGGCAATACCGTTGAACGTACATTCCGTGCAGGCGAAACGATCGGCCGTGCGATCATCGAGAACCGTGGAGTACAGTACCTGTATGCCAGCGGTTCAGAGCATGTATTCATGGACAACGAAACTTATGACCAGTTCGAGTTGACTGCGAAGCAGCTGGAATGGGAGCTTAACTTCCTGAGAGAGAATATGACTGTCAATATCGTCAGCTACCAGGGCGAAATCCTCGGAATCAACCTTCCTACAAGCGTTGAGCTGAAGGTTACCGAAACAGAACCGGGCGTTAAAGGCAATACCGCTCAGGGTGCAACTAAAGCGGCTGTTCTGGAAACCGGCCATACGGTACAGGTTCCATTGTTCATTAATGAAGGAGACGTTCTCCTGATCGATACCCGCGAAGGTAAATACATCTCCCGCGCGTAG
- a CDS encoding M24 family metallopeptidase produces MSNKRVSKLRKVLQEQGLDAMLITSGYNRRYLSGFTGSSGYVLVTGDDSYLLTDFRYMTQASEQVNGLQVVQHASKFIDTVRELLPHGGQVRVGFEQDDVTFSAYTAYAAALQPAVMVPVSKAVENLRMFKDEEELAVMQRAADLADATFSHILNVIKPGMTERDVDLEMEFYMRTHGATSSSFDTIVASGERSAMPHGVASSKIIQNNEFVTLDFGALLDGYCSDVTRTIATGSPDPKLKEIYDIVLEAQLHTLAHIKPGMTGRECDALARDIITRYGYGEYFGHSTGHGLGMEVHESPRLSKLADEIMEPGMVVTVEPGIYLSGLGGVRIEDDIVITESGIALLTHSSKEYTVL; encoded by the coding sequence ATGAGCAACAAGCGCGTCTCCAAGCTGCGTAAGGTTTTGCAGGAACAGGGACTGGATGCGATGTTAATTACCAGCGGCTATAACCGCCGCTATTTGAGCGGATTCACCGGCTCCTCCGGGTATGTGCTGGTTACCGGTGATGACAGTTATCTGCTGACTGACTTCAGGTATATGACACAGGCCTCGGAACAGGTAAACGGCCTCCAGGTAGTTCAGCATGCTTCGAAATTCATTGACACCGTACGCGAGCTGCTGCCGCATGGCGGACAAGTCCGGGTTGGATTCGAGCAGGATGATGTAACCTTCAGCGCGTACACTGCCTATGCGGCGGCTCTGCAGCCGGCTGTCATGGTGCCGGTATCCAAAGCCGTGGAGAATCTGCGCATGTTCAAGGACGAAGAAGAGCTGGCTGTCATGCAGCGGGCGGCCGATCTGGCCGACGCCACGTTCAGTCATATCCTGAATGTGATCAAACCAGGCATGACTGAACGTGATGTCGATCTGGAAATGGAATTCTACATGCGTACGCATGGTGCAACCTCGTCTTCGTTCGATACAATCGTTGCTTCCGGCGAACGCTCGGCCATGCCGCATGGCGTAGCCAGCAGCAAGATCATCCAGAACAACGAATTCGTAACCCTCGATTTCGGCGCTCTGCTGGACGGTTACTGCTCAGATGTAACACGTACGATTGCTACGGGATCGCCAGATCCCAAGCTGAAGGAAATCTATGATATTGTGCTTGAAGCGCAGCTTCACACACTGGCACATATCAAGCCCGGCATGACCGGCCGCGAATGTGATGCCCTGGCCCGCGACATCATCACCCGTTACGGGTATGGTGAGTATTTCGGCCACAGCACAGGCCATGGTCTGGGCATGGAGGTTCATGAATCCCCGCGTCTGTCCAAGCTTGCCGATGAAATTATGGAGCCGGGCATGGTAGTTACCGTAGAACCGGGAATTTATCTCTCCGGCCTCGGCGGCGTGCGGATTGAAGATGATATTGTCATTACCGAAAGCGGCATCGCGCTGCTGACACATTCGTCTAAGGAATACACGGTACTGTAA
- a CDS encoding cytochrome c biogenesis CcdA family protein: MSNLNAGIAFAAGVASFISPCCLPLYPSYLSYITGLSVQELKSGGNSKEVRFRTLSHTLAFILGFSAVFYTLGFGAGLFGEFFNGQRDLIRQLSAILIIVMGLFLLGIFQPQFLLRERKLELKWKPAGYLGSFIFGIGFSAGWSPCIGPILTAIIALSASDPGTWFTLITAYSIGFALPFFGLAFFLGGARKILKYSNLLMKLGGTLMVFMGILLFTDQMFRITIWLQGITPEWLIF; this comes from the coding sequence GTGTCCAACCTGAATGCAGGAATCGCTTTTGCCGCCGGAGTGGCGTCGTTCATATCGCCTTGCTGTCTGCCGCTCTACCCTTCCTATCTATCTTATATTACCGGCTTATCGGTACAGGAGCTGAAGAGTGGAGGCAACAGCAAAGAGGTCCGTTTCCGGACCCTCTCGCATACGCTGGCTTTTATCTTGGGCTTCTCGGCGGTGTTCTATACCCTTGGTTTCGGGGCCGGACTGTTTGGTGAATTCTTCAACGGCCAGCGGGATCTGATCCGCCAGTTGTCGGCTATTCTGATTATTGTGATGGGGCTGTTCCTGCTCGGTATTTTTCAGCCGCAGTTTCTGCTCCGGGAGCGCAAGCTGGAGCTGAAATGGAAGCCTGCGGGATATCTGGGCTCGTTTATCTTCGGCATCGGCTTCTCAGCGGGCTGGTCACCGTGCATTGGTCCCATTTTGACGGCGATTATTGCGCTTTCTGCCAGTGATCCGGGAACCTGGTTTACTTTGATTACGGCATACAGTATCGGGTTCGCGCTCCCGTTCTTCGGACTTGCTTTTTTCCTGGGCGGCGCGCGGAAGATCCTGAAGTATTCCAATCTGCTGATGAAGCTTGGCGGCACACTGATGGTGTTCATGGGCATTCTCCTGTTCACCGACCAGATGTTCCGGATAACGATCTGGCTGCAGGGGATTACGCCGGAGTGGCTGATTTTCTAA